In one Thermanaerovibrio velox DSM 12556 genomic region, the following are encoded:
- the ssnA gene encoding putative aminohydrolase SsnA, translating into MLLVGNGRLVTRDPDRPFLADGAVLCDQGLIVEVGPTDELKARHGDAEFLDARGGLVHPGLINAHMHYYSALVRGFGGKGGEPAADFVQVLERLWWRLDKALDVEDVKVSAEVCLLEAIRCGCTCMLDHHASPNAITGSLFAIAEAVERMGLSACLCYEVSDRDGEDKALEGIKENREFIDHANRGDRRRIAGTFGLHASLTLSDKTLDLCASSGDYQGFHVHVAEGQTDEPECRRRHGLSIVDRFRRFGLLGPKSMAIHCIHVDDEEMEILKDTNTAVVHNPESNMGNAVGAAKVLKMTERGILLGLGTDGYVCDMLRSYAMANALVKHSVGHPNVGWGEMPTILFQNNFEIANRYFSVKRGVLKEGWAADLVVFDYDPPTPLSHQNVNGHLLFGPLTSHVVHTVADGKVLYKDRNFTTLDPKEIMARARERAVKVWERF; encoded by the coding sequence ATGCTTCTAGTGGGAAACGGGCGTCTTGTTACCAGGGATCCTGACAGGCCGTTCCTGGCAGACGGGGCGGTGCTGTGTGACCAGGGGTTGATAGTTGAGGTGGGCCCCACCGATGAGCTGAAGGCCAGGCATGGTGATGCGGAGTTCCTGGACGCCCGGGGAGGGCTTGTGCATCCTGGGCTCATAAACGCCCACATGCACTATTACAGCGCATTGGTAAGGGGCTTCGGCGGTAAGGGAGGAGAGCCCGCCGCGGACTTCGTTCAGGTCCTGGAGAGGCTCTGGTGGCGCCTTGACAAGGCCCTTGACGTTGAGGACGTGAAGGTCTCCGCGGAGGTGTGCCTGCTCGAGGCCATAAGGTGCGGCTGCACCTGCATGTTGGATCATCACGCCAGCCCCAACGCCATAACCGGCAGCCTTTTCGCCATAGCCGAGGCGGTGGAGCGCATGGGGCTCTCCGCCTGCCTGTGCTACGAGGTGTCCGACCGGGACGGGGAGGACAAGGCGCTGGAGGGCATAAAGGAGAACCGGGAGTTCATAGACCATGCCAATCGGGGAGACCGGCGCAGGATAGCCGGGACCTTCGGGCTTCACGCGTCCCTCACCCTTTCGGATAAGACCCTTGATCTCTGCGCCTCCTCCGGTGACTACCAGGGCTTCCACGTCCACGTGGCGGAGGGTCAGACCGATGAGCCCGAGTGCCGGCGCCGCCACGGCCTCAGCATAGTGGATCGGTTCCGCCGGTTCGGCCTTTTGGGGCCCAAGTCCATGGCTATCCACTGCATCCACGTGGACGACGAGGAGATGGAGATCCTCAAGGACACCAATACCGCGGTGGTGCACAACCCGGAGTCCAACATGGGCAACGCGGTGGGGGCCGCCAAGGTGCTCAAGATGACCGAGAGGGGCATCCTCCTGGGGCTTGGCACCGACGGCTACGTGTGCGACATGCTTAGGTCCTACGCCATGGCGAACGCCCTGGTGAAGCACTCGGTGGGGCATCCCAACGTTGGCTGGGGTGAGATGCCAACCATACTCTTCCAGAACAACTTCGAGATAGCCAACCGCTACTTCTCGGTTAAGCGGGGGGTTCTAAAGGAGGGCTGGGCTGCGGACCTGGTGGTGTTCGACTACGACCCGCCCACCCCTCTGAGCCATCAGAACGTGAACGGGCATCTATTGTTCGGGCCCTTGACGTCCCACGTGGTCCACACCGTGGCGGACGGGAAGGTGCTCTACAAGGACAGGAACTTCACCACCCTGGATCCCAAGGAGATCATGGCCAGGGCCAGGGAGCGGGCGGTGAAGGTTTGGGAGCGTTTCTAG
- the dpaL gene encoding diaminopropionate ammonia-lyase gives MEEIRYVVNGPERGMRRSAPVDHFSPEEMSKVVGFHSTMPGYEPTPLASLPSLAKRLGLGALHVKDESHRFGLKAFKVLGGCYAIAMHLAKLLGKDISELPFEVLTSDEVKSKLGDITFATTTDGNHGRGVAWTARMLRQKAVVYMPKGSAQFRLEKIRGEGAHAEILDMNYDDAVRYTDQQARKHGWVVVQDTAWEGYTDIPLWIMQGYGTMVVEALDQLKAKGEDMPTHVFIQAGVGSLAGAVQGVLRARFGESAPKVVVVEASAAACYYESALAGDGKPRAVGGDLFTLMAGLACGEVNIIGYEILRDYAAAFVSCPDYVAARGMRVLGNPLEGDQKVVSGESGAVTAGLLGYLMGKEELKDLRGALGLDSSSRVLLFSTEGDTDPDRYRSVVWDGEFPTVGHLPRP, from the coding sequence TTGGAGGAGATTCGTTACGTGGTAAACGGTCCTGAGAGGGGTATGAGGAGGAGCGCTCCGGTGGATCACTTCTCCCCGGAGGAGATGAGCAAGGTGGTGGGCTTCCACTCCACCATGCCGGGTTACGAGCCGACCCCCTTGGCTTCCCTGCCCAGTTTGGCGAAGCGGCTTGGGCTTGGGGCCCTTCACGTTAAGGACGAGTCCCATCGCTTCGGCCTTAAGGCCTTCAAGGTCCTTGGGGGGTGCTACGCCATCGCCATGCACCTGGCGAAGCTCTTGGGGAAGGACATATCGGAGCTTCCCTTTGAGGTGCTCACCAGCGACGAGGTGAAGTCCAAGCTGGGGGACATAACCTTTGCCACCACCACGGACGGCAACCACGGCCGCGGTGTGGCCTGGACCGCCAGGATGCTTCGCCAGAAGGCGGTGGTCTACATGCCCAAGGGGTCCGCCCAGTTCCGGCTTGAGAAGATACGGGGTGAGGGGGCCCATGCGGAGATACTGGACATGAACTACGACGACGCGGTGCGCTACACGGACCAGCAGGCCCGGAAGCACGGTTGGGTGGTGGTTCAGGATACCGCTTGGGAGGGCTACACGGACATCCCCCTGTGGATAATGCAGGGTTACGGGACTATGGTGGTGGAGGCCCTGGATCAGCTGAAGGCCAAGGGAGAGGATATGCCCACCCACGTGTTCATCCAGGCGGGTGTGGGCTCCTTGGCCGGGGCGGTGCAGGGGGTGCTAAGGGCTCGGTTTGGCGAGTCGGCCCCCAAGGTGGTTGTGGTGGAGGCCAGTGCCGCCGCCTGCTACTACGAGTCCGCCTTGGCGGGGGACGGTAAGCCCAGGGCGGTTGGGGGGGACCTCTTCACCCTGATGGCGGGGCTCGCCTGCGGCGAGGTCAACATAATCGGCTACGAGATACTTAGGGACTACGCGGCGGCCTTTGTTTCATGCCCCGATTACGTGGCCGCCAGGGGCATGAGGGTCCTTGGCAACCCCCTGGAGGGGGACCAGAAGGTGGTCTCCGGCGAGTCCGGGGCGGTGACCGCGGGGCTTCTTGGGTACCTCATGGGCAAGGAGGAGCTTAAGGATCTCCGGGGTGCCTTGGGATTGGATTCCTCCTCCCGGGTTCTCCTGTTCAGCACCGAGGGGGACACCGACCCGGATCGCTACAGGTCCGTGGTGTGGGACGGGGAGTTTCCCACGGTTGGACATCTCCCGAGGCCCTAG
- a CDS encoding helix-turn-helix transcriptional regulator, whose translation MSSDEIIEIARPMVDFLAEVLGDLAEVVLHDLRDPEHSVVAIRNGHISGRREGDSLTDYALEVLRESKGQPYKVNYKGVLEDGRPLRLSSLFIKDPSTGEPVAMLSINLDISRIQDAYKVLGSFLNISKNGEEASPPHPIHFSIENLMHQQMDQVLSSRGIPPSRMTAEEKKSVVEELDKKGIFLLKGAVAEAARRLEVSEQTIYRYLRGS comes from the coding sequence ATGTCCTCGGACGAGATCATTGAGATTGCAAGGCCCATGGTGGACTTCTTGGCGGAGGTCTTAGGTGACCTTGCGGAGGTGGTGCTTCACGATCTCAGGGATCCGGAGCATTCGGTGGTGGCCATAAGGAACGGCCACATATCGGGCCGCCGGGAGGGGGACTCCCTCACCGACTATGCCCTGGAGGTGCTCCGGGAATCCAAGGGGCAGCCCTACAAGGTCAACTACAAAGGCGTGCTGGAGGATGGACGTCCCTTAAGGCTGTCTTCCCTGTTCATAAAGGATCCGTCCACCGGGGAGCCGGTGGCCATGCTCTCCATAAACCTCGACATCTCCCGCATACAGGACGCGTACAAGGTATTGGGGTCGTTCCTCAACATATCCAAGAACGGGGAGGAAGCATCCCCGCCTCATCCCATCCATTTCTCCATAGAAAACCTAATGCACCAGCAGATGGACCAGGTGTTGAGTTCCAGGGGCATCCCCCCCTCCCGGATGACCGCGGAGGAGAAGAAGTCCGTGGTCGAGGAGCTGGACAAGAAGGGGATATTCCTCCTCAAGGGAGCGGTGGCGGAGGCCGCAAGGCGCCTGGAGGTTTCGGAACAGACCATATACAGGTATCTCAGGGGCAGCTGA
- a CDS encoding uracil-xanthine permease family protein yields the protein MARKQIVYGLTDKPPLPIMILAGAQHVLTLFGATTLVPLIFGPAMGMDTLQIGAFISCVYFGMGVATLIQTNPKLGTGLPIVQGSSFSFIPSIMTIIGAYKAMGPNVVMQYVGGGLIAGGLLLSFIGYSRIVGVIRKVITPVVIGPVIMAIGFSLAPVAIQFNAANYWPISLLVVALIMIFSLVSKNRYANIFAVLGSVVIAYLICLVASLMGIFAPGHPAYIDLSKVASAPWFRFNVLFPWGMPKFSLLTFGALLAGFFAVMIESIGDYHSCSYVSGLDDPTPDMISRGIGAEGLNCALSGVFGSVGTTSYTENIGLIGLTGVASRYVVRTGAVILILLSFIGKLGGLIATMPSPVIGGAYISLFGVIGALGIQTLMRADMGSQRNVVIVGFAFLMALGLPGWVEKNQMLFMDPAYGQLLSTLGGMVWAILKTPMAVAGICAAICDSLIPGTPEERGIGVSMK from the coding sequence ATGGCGAGGAAGCAGATAGTTTACGGTCTTACCGACAAGCCGCCGCTACCCATAATGATCCTTGCGGGGGCTCAGCACGTGCTGACCCTTTTTGGCGCCACTACGTTGGTGCCCTTGATATTCGGTCCCGCCATGGGGATGGACACCCTTCAGATAGGGGCGTTCATATCCTGCGTCTACTTCGGCATGGGGGTTGCCACGCTGATTCAGACCAACCCCAAGCTTGGCACCGGGCTTCCCATAGTACAGGGCTCCAGCTTCAGCTTCATCCCTTCGATAATGACCATAATAGGGGCCTACAAGGCCATGGGTCCCAACGTGGTCATGCAGTACGTGGGAGGGGGTCTCATAGCCGGTGGTCTGCTGTTGTCCTTCATAGGCTACAGCCGCATAGTCGGAGTGATCAGGAAGGTCATAACCCCGGTGGTCATAGGGCCGGTCATCATGGCCATAGGGTTCTCCCTGGCGCCGGTGGCCATCCAGTTCAACGCCGCCAACTACTGGCCCATATCGCTGCTTGTGGTGGCCCTCATCATGATTTTCAGCCTGGTGAGCAAGAACCGGTACGCCAACATATTTGCGGTCCTTGGGTCCGTCGTGATCGCCTACCTCATCTGCCTTGTGGCGTCCCTCATGGGCATCTTCGCCCCGGGGCATCCGGCGTACATCGATCTCAGCAAGGTGGCGTCTGCCCCGTGGTTCCGTTTCAACGTGCTGTTCCCCTGGGGTATGCCCAAGTTCAGCCTTCTAACCTTTGGTGCCCTTTTGGCCGGGTTCTTCGCGGTGATGATCGAGTCCATCGGGGACTATCACTCCTGTTCCTACGTGTCCGGTTTGGACGATCCCACCCCTGACATGATAAGCCGGGGCATAGGGGCCGAGGGGCTTAACTGTGCCCTTTCCGGCGTGTTCGGTTCCGTGGGTACCACGTCCTACACGGAGAACATAGGGCTCATAGGGCTCACGGGGGTTGCGAGCCGCTACGTGGTCCGCACCGGGGCGGTAATCCTGATCCTCCTGAGCTTCATAGGCAAGCTTGGGGGGCTCATAGCCACCATGCCCTCCCCCGTGATAGGCGGTGCTTACATCTCCCTGTTCGGTGTGATAGGTGCCTTGGGCATCCAGACCCTCATGAGGGCGGACATGGGGAGCCAGAGGAACGTGGTCATAGTGGGCTTTGCGTTCCTCATGGCCCTGGGGCTTCCCGGTTGGGTGGAGAAGAACCAGATGCTCTTCATGGACCCCGCCTATGGACAGCTCCTTTCCACCCTTGGTGGCATGGTGTGGGCCATCTTGAAGACCCCCATGGCGGTGGCGGGCATATGCGCCGCCATCTGCGACAGCCTCATCCCCGGCACCCCGGAGGAGAGGGGTATAGGGGTTTCGATGAAGTAG
- a CDS encoding xanthine dehydrogenase family protein molybdopterin-binding subunit — protein MKQTVTNHGVGTWVTRKFDEEKAAGTLRFADDLRFGPELLHARAARSTIAHGEIVSIDTSEAMKVPGVVKVITGDMFVHHFGLYLQDRTPLAVGKVRYVGEPIALVVAETEEAAEEGMLKVKATYRELPAVFDPVKAATDNSVLVHPELGSYEHVPYLTPQPGTNIANWFRIRRGDVEKAFAECEYIIEEAVTCPQIAHGFLEPHCCICQEDPATGDLTIWSSAQSAFAVREIIAKGLGYPLHKIRVIAPPIGGGFGGKAGMTIESMCLSAAMDPDIKGRPVKLHIPREEVLISSWVRQGYVAKIKLGIDKEGKIQAIKNTFFFDTGVSAEYGANPVRSAGYTSTGCYYVPNVWTDSYAVYTNKPFGGAYRGFGLPELMGAMEVIIDIAANKIGMDPIEFRLKNMLRPGLPTCTGMPMHNHALDKIVAKVVEKIKLGEKEPPKRPGWKRGKGFALAIKAPAMPADAASSAIVKVLGDGTVEVLAATMDMGQGAYTAYAQMVCEELGVPIESVKCYYPDTQSHPYDWQTVASRSCWSMGMAVKRAAVDAREKILSLFSRYWQVEPEAITIEHGVVKCRKLGKAERLDERIQNGFHMPDGEHVGGPVIGTGTFVPPDVVYPDPETGQSPKSVVHFTVGAVGIDIEVDPATGEVVVNNVAAGYDVGKAISPINVRGQIEGGTIQGISAGLLEGMYYDEKGKLLTPDFTDYKMSTTMDLPDKMDIFWEETPEELSPYGNRGIGEHSMISPAPAIDNALYDALGIRIHSYPFSKERVYKAIQMAKNGETDLWEYPYVQEQNYRKAIKEWL, from the coding sequence ATGAAGCAGACCGTTACCAACCATGGGGTTGGAACCTGGGTGACCAGGAAGTTCGACGAGGAGAAGGCGGCGGGGACCTTGAGGTTTGCGGATGACCTCCGGTTTGGTCCGGAGCTTTTGCACGCCCGGGCTGCCAGGTCCACCATAGCCCACGGTGAGATAGTCTCCATAGACACCTCCGAGGCCATGAAGGTCCCTGGGGTGGTGAAGGTTATAACCGGTGACATGTTCGTCCACCATTTCGGGCTCTACCTTCAGGACCGCACCCCTCTGGCGGTCGGCAAGGTTCGTTACGTTGGGGAGCCCATAGCGCTGGTGGTGGCGGAGACCGAGGAGGCGGCGGAGGAGGGCATGCTGAAGGTCAAGGCCACGTACCGGGAGCTGCCCGCGGTGTTCGATCCCGTGAAGGCCGCCACGGACAACTCCGTGTTGGTGCACCCCGAGCTTGGAAGTTACGAGCACGTGCCGTACCTTACGCCCCAGCCGGGGACCAACATAGCCAACTGGTTCAGGATTCGCCGGGGCGATGTGGAGAAGGCCTTCGCGGAGTGTGAGTACATCATTGAGGAGGCGGTGACCTGTCCTCAGATAGCCCACGGGTTCTTGGAGCCCCACTGCTGCATCTGCCAGGAGGATCCCGCCACGGGGGACCTGACCATATGGAGCTCCGCCCAGTCCGCCTTTGCGGTGAGGGAGATAATAGCAAAGGGGCTTGGGTATCCGCTTCACAAGATAAGGGTCATAGCCCCTCCGATAGGGGGTGGTTTTGGCGGCAAGGCGGGGATGACAATAGAGTCCATGTGTCTTTCCGCCGCCATGGATCCGGACATAAAGGGTCGTCCGGTGAAGCTTCACATCCCCCGGGAGGAGGTTTTGATCTCCTCCTGGGTGCGTCAGGGCTACGTGGCGAAGATAAAGCTGGGGATAGACAAGGAAGGGAAGATCCAGGCGATAAAGAACACCTTCTTCTTCGACACCGGAGTTTCCGCGGAGTACGGGGCCAACCCGGTGCGCAGCGCCGGTTACACCTCCACCGGCTGCTACTACGTGCCTAACGTGTGGACCGACAGCTATGCGGTGTACACCAACAAGCCCTTTGGTGGGGCTTACCGGGGCTTTGGGCTTCCGGAGCTCATGGGGGCCATGGAGGTCATAATAGACATAGCGGCCAATAAGATAGGCATGGACCCCATCGAGTTCAGGCTGAAGAACATGCTTAGGCCCGGGCTTCCCACCTGTACCGGCATGCCCATGCACAACCACGCGCTGGACAAGATAGTTGCCAAGGTGGTTGAGAAGATAAAGCTTGGGGAGAAGGAGCCGCCGAAGCGTCCCGGCTGGAAGAGGGGTAAGGGATTTGCGTTGGCCATAAAGGCCCCCGCCATGCCGGCGGACGCGGCGAGCAGCGCCATAGTCAAGGTATTGGGGGACGGAACCGTTGAGGTTTTGGCGGCCACCATGGACATGGGGCAGGGGGCCTACACCGCCTACGCCCAGATGGTGTGCGAGGAGCTCGGGGTTCCCATTGAGAGCGTGAAGTGCTACTACCCGGATACCCAGAGCCATCCCTATGACTGGCAGACCGTGGCGAGCCGATCCTGCTGGTCCATGGGCATGGCGGTGAAGCGGGCGGCGGTGGACGCCCGGGAGAAGATACTCTCCCTCTTCTCCCGTTATTGGCAGGTGGAGCCCGAGGCTATAACCATAGAGCACGGAGTGGTGAAGTGCCGCAAGCTTGGGAAGGCGGAGAGGCTGGACGAGCGTATCCAGAACGGTTTCCACATGCCCGATGGGGAGCATGTGGGAGGGCCGGTGATAGGTACCGGGACCTTCGTCCCGCCGGACGTGGTGTACCCGGATCCGGAGACCGGCCAGTCGCCCAAGAGCGTGGTTCACTTCACCGTGGGGGCCGTGGGCATCGACATCGAGGTTGACCCTGCCACCGGTGAGGTGGTGGTGAACAACGTGGCGGCGGGCTACGACGTGGGCAAGGCCATAAGCCCCATAAACGTGCGGGGACAGATAGAGGGAGGCACCATCCAGGGCATATCCGCGGGGCTACTGGAGGGAATGTACTACGATGAGAAGGGTAAGCTCCTCACCCCGGACTTCACGGACTACAAGATGAGCACCACCATGGACCTGCCGGACAAAATGGACATCTTCTGGGAGGAGACCCCGGAGGAGCTGTCTCCCTACGGCAACCGTGGTATAGGGGAACACTCGATGATATCCCCCGCGCCGGCCATAGACAACGCCCTTTACGATGCTTTGGGCATTCGCATACACTCCTATCCGTTCTCCAAGGAGAGGGTGTACAAGGCGATCCAGATGGCGAAGAACGGGGAGACTGACCTTTGGGAGTACCCGTACGTGCAGGAGCAGAACTATCGGAAGGCCATAAAGGAGTGGCTCTAG
- a CDS encoding (2Fe-2S)-binding protein, which yields MSKKTISFTLNGKPVTMEVEPRTTLLRALRDYGVTSVKRGCEEGECGTCTVIMDGKLQKSCMVLAQEAEGREVMTAEGLVSKDGKLHPVQQAFIEEGAIQCGFCTPGMVLAVYDLLKRNPNPTDQEMKVALSGNLCRCTGYEGIFRAVRKAAKMMSCCGA from the coding sequence ATGTCTAAGAAGACCATAAGCTTCACCTTGAACGGAAAGCCGGTGACCATGGAAGTGGAGCCCAGGACGACCCTTCTTCGGGCCCTTAGGGATTACGGGGTAACCAGCGTTAAGAGGGGTTGCGAGGAGGGGGAGTGCGGCACCTGTACGGTGATAATGGACGGGAAGCTTCAGAAGTCCTGCATGGTCTTGGCCCAGGAGGCGGAAGGCCGGGAGGTGATGACCGCTGAGGGGCTGGTGTCCAAGGACGGCAAGCTGCACCCGGTTCAGCAGGCCTTCATAGAGGAGGGGGCCATCCAGTGCGGTTTCTGCACCCCCGGGATGGTCCTTGCGGTGTACGACCTTCTCAAGAGGAACCCCAACCCCACGGACCAGGAGATGAAGGTGGCCCTTTCCGGTAACCTTTGCCGCTGCACCGGCTACGAGGGCATATTCCGGGCGGTGCGCAAGGCGGCGAAGATGATGTCCTGCTGCGGAGCATGA
- a CDS encoding FAD binding domain-containing protein, translating into MLSFELERPATLAEAMKLLEKDGAWAKNGGTDLLVWMKKHVIQPKLVVDLSLIDELQGIEFTPEEGLSVGACVTLNELASFPKARELYPALVDAAMSHSDHIIRNKATYVGNICSSVPSGDMIPPTCVYEGVVHVASHHGERRVPIMEFITGPRRNVLKPGEVVTRITLPVPEGPSAGCYIKLGRRNALDLAQVGVACLVTDGPSGRKYRLSYGAVSPVPVRAVRAEALLDGVLDVDDKLMARVCEEAKGAVNPITDVRASREYRLSMVGELTARAIRKCLESL; encoded by the coding sequence ATGCTGTCCTTTGAGCTAGAGCGTCCCGCCACCTTGGCGGAGGCCATGAAGCTTCTGGAGAAGGATGGGGCTTGGGCCAAGAACGGCGGCACGGACCTTCTCGTCTGGATGAAGAAGCATGTGATCCAGCCCAAGCTGGTGGTGGATCTGAGCCTCATAGACGAGCTTCAGGGGATCGAGTTTACCCCTGAGGAGGGCCTATCGGTGGGGGCCTGTGTGACCCTCAACGAGCTGGCGTCCTTCCCCAAGGCCAGGGAGCTTTACCCCGCCCTGGTGGATGCCGCCATGTCCCACTCGGACCACATCATAAGGAACAAGGCCACCTACGTGGGGAACATATGTTCTTCCGTTCCTTCCGGGGACATGATCCCCCCCACCTGTGTATACGAGGGGGTTGTCCACGTGGCGTCCCACCACGGGGAGAGGCGGGTCCCGATCATGGAGTTCATAACCGGTCCCAGGCGCAACGTCCTTAAGCCCGGGGAGGTGGTCACCAGGATAACCCTTCCGGTTCCGGAGGGGCCTTCCGCGGGCTGCTACATCAAGCTTGGGCGGCGCAACGCCTTGGACCTGGCGCAGGTGGGGGTGGCCTGTCTTGTGACTGATGGTCCTTCCGGCAGGAAGTATCGGCTGTCCTACGGGGCGGTCTCCCCGGTGCCGGTGAGGGCGGTAAGGGCGGAGGCCTTGCTGGACGGGGTTTTAGACGTGGACGACAAGCTTATGGCCAGGGTATGCGAGGAGGCCAAGGGGGCGGTGAACCCCATAACCGACGTGCGGGCCAGCCGGGAGTATCGCCTTTCCATGGTGGGTGAGCTCACCGCCAGGGCGATAAGGAAGTGCCTTGAGAGTCTTTAG
- a CDS encoding cyclase family protein produces the protein MSANWELKNWGNIKVYDLTIPISHLTPAWPTYEPLQIKFFKRLAPNGANGQLLTHSNHVGTHLDGPLHFCTHGCDIASLELKDFLIGPGVVVDIRDIAEDYGIYTSKDIEERAEVHDGDILIINTGYHRYGWDQPEADEVRYMVMHPGPTSEFAQWCKKRKIKWIGVDCGSADHPMNTKIREWMPYHAKMADKHLKEKYGKGLDDFFPPEDYQLMHIDLFPHNIIHAECLGGDIDLLSGKRVTIGCFPWRFEGGESCISRIVAFVEE, from the coding sequence ATGAGCGCTAACTGGGAACTTAAGAACTGGGGCAACATAAAGGTTTACGATCTCACCATCCCCATAAGCCATCTCACTCCTGCGTGGCCCACCTACGAGCCGCTGCAGATAAAGTTCTTCAAGCGTTTAGCCCCCAACGGGGCCAACGGTCAGTTGCTGACCCACTCCAACCACGTGGGAACCCACCTGGATGGTCCCCTGCACTTCTGCACCCACGGCTGCGACATAGCTAGCCTGGAGCTGAAGGATTTCCTCATCGGCCCTGGCGTGGTGGTGGACATAAGGGACATCGCGGAGGACTACGGCATATACACCAGCAAGGACATAGAGGAGCGGGCGGAGGTTCACGACGGGGACATACTGATCATCAACACCGGTTACCACCGCTACGGCTGGGACCAGCCTGAGGCGGACGAGGTGAGGTACATGGTCATGCACCCCGGTCCCACCTCTGAGTTCGCCCAGTGGTGCAAGAAGAGGAAGATAAAGTGGATAGGGGTTGACTGCGGATCCGCGGATCACCCCATGAACACCAAGATCCGGGAGTGGATGCCCTATCACGCCAAGATGGCGGACAAGCATCTCAAGGAGAAGTACGGCAAGGGGCTGGACGATTTCTTCCCGCCGGAGGACTACCAGCTCATGCACATCGATCTGTTCCCCCACAACATAATTCATGCCGAGTGTCTCGGCGGGGACATCGACCTGCTCTCCGGCAAGCGGGTTACCATCGGCTGCTTCCCCTGGCGTTTTGAGGGCGGCGAGTCCTGCATAAGCCGCATCGTGGCTTTCGTCGAGGAGTAG